In Larus michahellis chromosome W unlocalized genomic scaffold, bLarMic1.1 SUPER_W_unloc_2, whole genome shotgun sequence, the sequence ccacccctcactCCACACCACGAACGTCAGGCCCAGGTCCCGCACCACCCAGTGCATCCTCAGGAGCCaccgctccccttcccacccttttGACAGGATGCACAGGCAGCACTCCCTCAGTCGACGGAGCACCCCTGTTAGACGTCCATAAAAAGTCCACAAAACGCCCACGGAGCCCATTCGGCCCATGCCTTCGGGCTCCACCCCTCACGCTGCTCCCtccggacaggagaggtggtgtctTGCGGCACCAAAGTTCCTGGGCACCAAAGCCCGCTCAGGCCGGAACCAAGAGGTCGGTCCCCCTCGTTTTCAGGGTCCAAAGCGCCACTGTGTGCATCTAGCCCACCCTTTGCGTGCCCAAAGCCTCCTGTCCTCGGCCGAAATCCTCACGCTgagggcccccacccgccttccATGCCCCACGGCCTGTCCTCAGGGCCCACaggtccaacccctgaaggcggagccggtcgcctggcagcacccgcccaggaggggaggcagcggcccgggacagccaatggcctcaggggaggcggggcaaggcatgtgattgactggaagcaggcagccaatcagaggaaacatccccacAGGGCAGGGCGGGCCCTGGTGTGTGGGAGgggagcgacgcctcaggcagccaataagagagagcatccCCGCAGGGGAGGGTAGGCCTGAAaccagggcagagtgacagcccagaTGGCCAATCAGACATGAAGGGcgggcactgcagcccagcagcctgcccccCCGTGGCCAATCAGCGGCGGTAGCGCCTCAGGGGAGGAGACTGACAGCACTCCCGACCTATGAGGGCGGAGACCGAGGGGGGAAGAAGGCGGGCTCCGCTGGTGGCCAGGCCCAGCTTTGCCGTGGCGCCCGTGGGGCCTGCCCCgaggcccagcagcccccggcccaggcccgaggcccctcttccccccctcccagccctccctcccctcagctgcccctgtcTTCCGGAAACCCCCATCTCCAAGGGAGCCACCGCGTCCCAGAGAGTCAGGATGCCCTGGCCATGCCACTGGACGGCAGCCATGGGCCCTGGGGCTTCTGGCTGCCATCGCCACCGGCGTCCGCCCGACGGTGAtgaggaggtgaggctgaggccgcagggatggtggtggggtgggggaggatgggggagggtGATGCTTGCTGTGGGTCCGCCCGCCATCacatcccctccccgcagcccaagTGACCCTGCAGTGGCCTGaagggtgttggggagggggaagacgcagcacctcctcctcctgcattatggtgtggtgttgggggaaactgaggggatgggagggacacTTTGCGGTGGGGAGCaaactgggacacacacacacacgcacacgcgcgcgcacacacacacaaaccgcaaatacagcccccaggctccccctcGGTGAACACAGAGTGGGGTAGGTGTACGACCTGCGGCTGGACATAGCCCACTTGGCCCCACAACATATTGGCCAAAGTCCCCTAAATGCACTCAAACCCCACTCCTTCAGGTGACCTGTCGGGGCggctagcggaaaagtacaagtatgcaagaaactcgagggcatgccagccttgcagatctgggagaaataactctgaggagtcagggaacagctggccttgcaggtccgagataaataaccttgaagaagtagggagtaggcaacaagttataactgtagcttctagcacacagcaaaacagtagcttctagcatgtagcgaaaccacaagtaggagggattattgtaatgaaatatttagagctaagccaatcagaaatgatagaatttgtgtaactgttaagtagctgtataaaaggctttccgacgcgtctaataaactgacattttgcttgcatcaagcagcgtcccgtctctcaatcgtggcaaattggtgaccccgacgtgatggggtggtgaaccgcctagctgagcggcttgctgcgagtcccacggaacattgaatgagctgctgaaaggaagcaggaactggccaggaatccctctggatttaagaggtgagctgtgggaaacatggggaatcagatgtcccccgcagagagagacgtatatgaggttatgaaaacgctcctccggaaacataaaaaagatatttccgggcaggacttaaagattacgcttaagtgggtacaaatgaagatccccactgttacggcctctagtatttttacccgggaactttgggacgatgtgggggtaaagttgtgggactcagcgacgtcagggaatgccgaggctcagcgtttgcttccgtggtggagaaatatctttgaggctattaaggcacaggaaaggggccataaagactctccagatactaagggggaaccttcatcagctcagcctttgcttccccctccgctatcTCCGCGACGCGCtgagtcgcccggacccttaaaggtctgtgctgcaggctaccctcctgaggaagatccgcttgacccggggcccgttgatgctgataaagagcctgacttgtacccccctgaccctcatgatacgtgggcgaatattaaacgtcaagctttaaaagaaggtgacttggaaatagcgcgaacgatagtcgcccctgttatttatcaaggccggggagtgcagtgggaggctttgtccttcccggtgattaaagagctgcgccgtaccgtcacagaacacgggctctcttccccatattttgcgagcctgctgtcttctgtctttgatacgtatgttatgactccccatgatttaaaatcgctagcgcaattgttattaaccccttcccagtattccctctgggagtcgcgttggagggggggccttcaaactctcctcaccagctacgtgggtcataataatgctgctcttgccgcactgaccatggagcaccttatgggtacgggtcagcactctgatccagcggcacaggctcgagattgtccacgagaggccctggaagcgatccgcaaagaagcaaaaaaggctttactcaaGATACCCGATTcccgtaaacctcaaaaggcattcacctctattacgcaggaacctcgggagccgtacatgcaattcattgatagacttaagcaagctttagaacgccaaatagataataccgaagctcgagagattttgctattaaaattagcagttgaaaatgctaacgccgactgtaaaaaattacttaaatctctccctaacccagctccgactttggttgaaatggtagaggcttgtaatcgtattggtactgtggaccataaatttgaagcgatggcagctgctttcgtagctatgagaggcatgtctgggggaggaaattgctacggttgtggtaaaccaggccatatcaaacgaaattgtcccgCTTCTAATGGGGAGGCTAAAGCCCAagtccctgggatctgtccccgatgcaggaaggggcatcattatgctaatcaatgtcgttctaagtataattttcaagggcagccgatacagggaaaccgcttgcggagtgcggggcagcgacgcgcacagacacaagtatcgtcgccggtgaatcgagccatgcagatgggtgtgacctcgccacaagtcttcgcccagcaacagccggtagcgccggattggacctggcaacctcacacgcagtaacgttgcttgattcctctgttcatttattagcaactaatgtttcaggtcctttacccccgaaaacacaagggctactattagggagatcatcggttaccttagccggactttttgtattgcctggagtaattgatgcggataccgttggggaaattaaaatcatggcctggaccccatttcccccttgcacagtacccaaaggaagccgcattgcacaattactactgatcccgcagaacgcaagctctctttcgcttcacccacctccgcagcaaagacaaggaggttttggatctactggggatccacagattctctgggtacagtccatttcccagaagcgaccactttgtcaatgtactcttattcacggcactcagcaagtaatcctgaatgggattattgacacaggggccgatgttaccgtaatttcacaggcgaagtggcctccacaatggcctttggcagctgtgcctcaggcgctAGCCGGAATCgcaggagttggtagaagccaccaatcctcggaattgatccaaatcaaaggcccagaaggacgagtagcttccgtcaagccttttgtgctgcctgttcctatggtcttatggggacgtgatgtgctgttacaatggggaacttccattcagtcgcatttttagggggggccattgaggtgcgcgacaccctggaactgacttggaaaactcagacgcccatttgggtagatcagtggcccctaccactcgaaaagcttcgcgctctccaagaactggttacggaacaattagcaaaaggacatatagtacctactactagtccttggaattcacctgtctttgttattaagaagcaatctggcaagtggcgcctgctccatgatctcagaaaaatcaatgatgctatggtagatatgggagctctgcagccagggctcccttctccaactatgatcccccgcaattggcatctcaccgttattgaccttaaggattgcttttttaatattccactacaccctgacgacgctgccaaatttgctttttcagtcccaagtgtcaatatgcaagctcctgtgcaacgatatcagtgggttgtactgccacagggaatgaaaa encodes:
- the LOC141736725 gene encoding endogenous retrovirus group K member 5 Gag polyprotein-like, with the protein product MGNQMSPAERDVYEVMKTLLRKHKKDISGQDLKITLKWVQMKIPTVTASSIFTRELWDDVGVKLWDSATSGNAEAQRLLPWWRNIFEAIKAQERGHKDSPDTKGEPSSAQPLLPPPLSPRRAESPGPLKVCAAGYPPEEDPLDPGPVDADKEPDLYPPDPHDTWANIKRQALKEGDLEIARTIVAPVIYQGRGVQWEALSFPVIKELRRTVTEHGLSSPYFASLLSSVFDTYVMTPHDLKSLAQLLLTPSQYSLWESRWRGGLQTLLTSYVGHNNAALAALTMEHLMGTGQHSDPAAQARDCPREALEAIRKEAKKALLKIPDSRKPQKAFTSITQEPREPYMQFIDRLKQALERQIDNTEAREILLLKLAVENANADCKKLLKSLPNPAPTLVEMVEACNRIGTVDHKFEAMAAAFVAMRGMSGGGNCYGCGKPGHIKRNCPASNGEAKAQVPGICPRCRKGHHYANQCRSKYNFQGQPIQGNRLRSAGQRRAQTQVSSPVNRAMQMGVTSPQVFAQQQPVAPDWTWQPHTQTRPQVDPSEERATFP